One region of Stigmatella erecta genomic DNA includes:
- a CDS encoding ComF family protein, with translation MNEAGRRRFPAAWGQALTRTLAGWAELLYPPACLACAKVLPHLAFFCETCDTALERLPPACCRTCAEPGAFPALTCPRCLRHPPPFSRVWAPFLHEGPLSRAIHRYKYEDHPELAAPLAALLADEARAFLARAPAFIVALPLHARRFRERRYDQVQLLAGALARATGRQAPVGLLTRVRDTPRQVGLDEAARAGNVAGAFEASRSAKGQAVLLLDDVLTTGATARAAADALRGVGAGPVEVLTLARACAVR, from the coding sequence ATGAACGAGGCAGGGCGGAGGCGTTTTCCCGCGGCGTGGGGCCAGGCCCTCACCCGGACCCTGGCCGGGTGGGCCGAGCTGCTGTACCCGCCAGCGTGTCTGGCCTGCGCGAAGGTGCTGCCCCACCTGGCCTTCTTCTGCGAGACGTGTGACACCGCGCTGGAGCGCCTGCCGCCGGCCTGCTGCCGCACGTGCGCCGAGCCGGGCGCGTTCCCCGCCCTCACCTGCCCCCGCTGCCTGCGGCACCCGCCCCCCTTCAGCCGCGTCTGGGCCCCCTTCCTCCACGAGGGGCCGCTCTCCCGCGCCATTCACCGCTACAAGTATGAGGACCACCCCGAGCTGGCCGCGCCCCTGGCCGCGCTGCTCGCGGACGAGGCCCGCGCCTTCCTCGCCCGGGCCCCGGCCTTCATTGTCGCGCTGCCCCTGCATGCCCGCCGTTTCCGCGAGCGCCGCTATGACCAGGTGCAGCTGCTCGCCGGGGCGCTCGCCCGGGCCACCGGCCGCCAGGCGCCCGTGGGCCTGCTCACCCGCGTCCGCGACACCCCGCGTCAGGTGGGCCTCGATGAGGCGGCGCGGGCCGGCAACGTCGCCGGGGCCTTCGAGGCCTCCCGCTCCGCCAAGGGCCAGGCCGTCCTGCTGCTCGATGATGTGCTCACCACGGGGGCCACCGCCCGGGCCGCCGCCGATGCGCTGCGGGGCGTGGGCGCGGGCCCCGTGGAGGTGCTCACCCTCGCCCGGGCTTGCGCGGTGCGTTGA
- a CDS encoding chemotaxis protein CheW, translating to MTLALVPGQAEQYCTFELGGEHYAVPDFCVREVLHDVAVTHVPSAPRFMRGAIGLGGRKIPVVDLGPRLGQAFCSTAARTSVLIVEVQREGLRMRMGLTADSVGERVLLGAREVVPAPSFGTTVYMDSFIAGMGRHNEGLVLLLDVDRILSASELLAAEEFAACAEVPTGFMVRPRALRPL from the coding sequence ATGACGCTGGCATTGGTGCCGGGACAGGCCGAGCAGTACTGCACCTTCGAGCTTGGAGGTGAGCACTACGCCGTCCCGGACTTCTGCGTCCGCGAGGTGCTCCACGACGTGGCCGTGACGCACGTGCCCTCGGCCCCTCGCTTCATGCGCGGCGCCATCGGCCTGGGCGGGCGCAAGATTCCGGTGGTGGACCTGGGCCCCCGGCTGGGCCAGGCCTTCTGCTCCACCGCGGCGCGCACCAGCGTGCTCATCGTGGAGGTGCAGCGCGAGGGCCTCCGGATGCGCATGGGGCTGACGGCGGACTCCGTGGGCGAGCGGGTGCTCCTGGGCGCGCGCGAGGTGGTGCCCGCCCCCTCCTTCGGCACCACCGTCTACATGGACTCCTTCATCGCGGGCATGGGCCGCCACAACGAGGGCCTGGTGCTGCTGCTGGACGTGGACCGCATCCTCTCGGCCTCCGAGCTGCTCGCGGCCGAGGAGTTCGCCGCCTGCGCCGAGGTGCCCACGGGCTTCATGGTCCGCCCCCGGGCGCTCCGGCCGCTCTAA